The Lepeophtheirus salmonis chromosome 1, UVic_Lsal_1.4, whole genome shotgun sequence genome has a segment encoding these proteins:
- the LOC121120873 gene encoding uncharacterized protein, translated as MKSLLVLIAVFASVSAAYGFYSPFYYSPYVYHHPLPGCRNVEGKIVPCARHKREAETPASTALPTDVYPYTPYAQHTPYLPHVFAYPLVHYTSKCKNNYGFPVPCRTKREANSGYPLAYPYLFGGYPYHYPLKYVTGCVNTYGAPVPCA; from the exons ATGAAGTCCCTG TTGGTATTAATCGCTGTTTTTGCCTCCGTTTCTGCTGCCTATGGATTTTACAGTCCTTTTTACTACAGCCCCTACGTTTACCACCATCCTCTTCCAGGATGCCGCAACGTTGAGGGCAAGATAGTACCATGTGCTCGCCATAAGAGAGAAGCTGAAACTCCAGCTTCAACTGCTCTTCCTACGGACGTCTATCCATATACTCCCTATGCTCAACACACTCCCTACCTTCCTCATGTATTTGCCTATCCCCTTGTTCACTACACAAGCAAGTGCAAGAATAACTATGGGTTCCCCGTTCCATGCCGTACCAAGCGTGAAGCTAACTCAGGATATCCTTTGGCCTATCCCTACCTCTTTGGTGGATATCCCTACCACTATCCTCTCAAGTACGTTACTGGATGTGTCAATACCTATGGTGCCCCCGTTCCATGCGCCTAA
- the LOC121120892 gene encoding equilibrative nucleoside transporter 1, whose amino-acid sequence MSKSIFGSPGSSDNDDDDDIQIIETDRPDHASFVQELILNANLEEAPHTSQKYFYDEGIVTDRYHRVLITFYIFGMSSLLPWNFFISAEPFWDYKFRNTSASEEDPLNKTKLQTEFWSYLSIASNVPMSICVVLNAFFGQRFPLSIRIAYNLMLIIALFILVCILAFINTDSWQTEFMHLILTIVVIMNVGLAVLQGGIYGLGGKFPPKYMGSIVSGGAMGGIFPSLLNVIVIATFSHSRGQNVVGFVFFLIATFFLVLTLISYFGVKKTTFFCLYNDHRSGENEMIASLKTIGSVTKRSWMSAVTVFLTFSVTLAVFPAVTVHVTSFSENKTWSELYFTPVTCFLLFNIMDYIGREIASRFPLLRKKASIILALSILRIFFIPAFMLCNISPGNRNLPVFFHSDSDYIFLMTAFGLSNGYLGAFAMIHGPDCFEEPELQEMVGMILVAFLCLGTAVGSLFSYCIINGV is encoded by the coding sequence ATGTCCAAGTCGATTTTTGGGTCCCCGGGCTCTTCGGATAATGATGATGACGATgatattcaaattattgaaaCGGATCGACCGGATCATGCATCTTTTGTTCAAGAGCTTATTCTTAATGCGAACCTAGAGGAGGCGCCACATACTTCACAGAAATACTTTTATGATGAAGGCATTGTAACTGACAGATACCATCGTGTTCTCATTACCTTTTACATATTTGGAATGAGTTCTCTTCTACCTTGGAATTTTTTCATTAGTGCTGAGCCATTTTGGGATTACAAGTTCAGAAATACGAGTGCGTCAGAGGAAGAtcctttaaataaaacaaaactccAAACTGAATTCTGGAGCTATTTATCCATTGCATCCAATGTACCCATGTCCATTTGTGTTGTTCTCAATGCCTTCTTTGGTCAACGATTCCCTCTGTCTATTCGAATTGCCTATAATTTGATGTTAATCATTGCCTTGTTCATTCTGGTGTGCATTTTGGCATTTATAAATACAGATTCGTGGCAAACGGAGTTTATGCACTTGATTTTAACTATTGTTGTTATAATGAACGTGGGATTAGCCGTTCTCCAAGGAGGGATCTATGGCCTCGGAGGAAAGTTTCCACCCAAATATATGGGGTCCATTGTTAGTGGAGGTGCTATGGGGGGAATATTTCCATCCCTACTGAATGTCATTGTCATTGCCACGTTTTCACATTCACGGGGGCAAAACGTTGTGGGCTTTGTATTCTTTCTCATCGCTACATTCTTCTTGGTCCTTACGCTTATCTCCTATTTTGGTGTGAAGAAAACGACGTTCTTCTGTCTCTACAACGATCATCGAAGTggagaaaatgaaatgattgcCTCTTTAAAAACTATTGGCTCTGTTACAAAACGCTCCTGGATGAGCGCTGTCACTGTGTTCTTAACTTTTTCTGTGACTTTGGCCGTATTCCCAGCAGTCACGGTTCATGTTACGTCATTCAGTGAAAATAAGACATGGAGTGAACTCTATTTTACACCAGTGACGTGCTTTcttttgtttaatatcatggACTATATCGGAAGGGAAATCGCCTCCAGATTCCCTCTTCTCCGAAAAAAGGCTTCCATTATCTTGGCTCTTAGTATTCTTAGGATATTCTTTATACCCGCTTTTATGCTTTGTAATATATCGCCGGGAAACAGAAACTTACCTGTTTTTTTCCATTCGGACTCTGACTACATCTTCCTCATGACTGCTTTTGGTTTAAGCAATGGATATTTGGGTGCTTTTGCTATGATACATGGTCCTGATTGCTTTGAGGAGCCTGAGTTGCAGGAAATGGTTGGAATGATTTTAGTAGCATTTCTTTGCCTTGGAACTGCTGTGGGATCCCTCTTTAGCTACTGTATCATCAATGGTGTATGA